The following DNA comes from Candidatus Coatesbacteria bacterium.
TGATGAGGGTTGTCGGTGACGGGGCCGTCGGTCTCGCCGTCGTCGCCCTCGTCGCCGCCCTCGCCGTACTCGTTTTCATCGCCGGGGTCGTAGGTTTCTTCTTCGATGTCCTCGGCCCAGGCGGCGCCGAAGACCAGCAGCAGGGCGAGCAGGATCGCCGCGGGTTTGAATCGCATGGAACCTCCAAGGGGTGGCGACGGCCGCGGCCGCCGGATTGGCTGAACAGGTTAATGCAGTATAGCACGGTCGGACGCAGGCTTACAATCATTAGCCCTTGACTTGCAAGCCTTTCCGGGATAAACTCGAAAGTGAGTTATATCATTGTCAAGGCTGCTGCTAGCCTGCAGCCGGCCCGTTGTCGGGTTGCGGTTTGATTGCTGCTGAACGGCAGTTATCATGTTCACCAAGCGCCGCCGGACGCTGACGAGCCTGATCGCGGGCCGGCGGCCGTCAACCCCTCTTGAATCACTATGGCCAAGCGGCTCAACCTCGGCCCAGAGATCGAGCGTTACACGCAGATTCTGGCACGGGATCCCAACTCCCTGGCCTTCGTTCCGTTGGCCGACGCCTACCGCAAAAGCGGCCTCTACGAGGAAGCCTTTGCGGTGCTCAAGCGCGGTCTGGCAAACCGCAGCGACTATCTGCCGGCCCAGATCGTGCTGGGCAAGTGCTACCTCGACCTCGGTAACTACCCCAAGGCTGAGGCGACCTTCCGCAGTGTACTGCGCAGCGATCCGGACAACCTGGTGGCCCTGGACTGCGTGGCCCTGATGCGCAAGCGCCAGCGCCGCCTGGGCGAAGCCGCCACGGTCTACCGCCGCATCCTGGAGCTCGATCCCTCCAACCGCGCCGCGCGGGAAAAGCTGGACAAGCTGGAGGGTCAGCGTCCGGGAAGCGATGAAGATGTCATTGAACTCGATCTTGATTCCCCCGCCGTCGAGGAGAGCGAGGCTTACCGCGCGACGGACGAGGAGACCACCGAGATCGCCGCGATCGACTTCGACCAGGTAATGCGCGAGGACGAACCGTCGACCGAATCATCGGCCGCTGCAGACGGGGGGACCGCCGCGCAGGTCCCGGAGTCCGCCGGACGGGAAGAGGTGCTCGATCTGCGCGAAGCGGCGCCGGAAGTGGACCTGCACGAAGACGACCTGTTGCCCGAACCCATCGAACCCGAACGCAGCAACGAGGTCGTCGATATCGAGGCTGAATTCGGCGTGGCACCGGAACCCGTCGACGATGAACCGAAGCCCGAATCGGGGTCCGGGACGGAGCCCCGGGAAAAGGCGGACGGGGACGATGAGCTCGAGGTCGACGTGGCCTCCGCCTTCGCCGAGGACGAGTACGAGAGCCCTCCCGCCGCCAGGGCATCCTCCGCAGAACCGCAGGAGCCGGAAACGCCGGTCGACGAGGCCGAGGAAGAGCCGCCCGCCGACCGCCCCGTCCCGCCGCCGCCCCGTGAGGAAGAGTTGCCTCCCGAAGAGCCGCGCACCGAGGTTATGGAAGAAGAAGACGTTCCTCCCGTCCAGCCGCCGATCAAAGACGAGTTGCCCCCCAGCCGCGATGAACCCAGCGTCCCCAACCTGGGAGCCTTCACCGAATGGTTGAGCGATATCGCCGAACGCAAGCAGTCGCAAGACGACGACAAGGAGTCCGATAGTGGTAATTGAGGAGATTTCCAGGATCTTGAAGAACCTGCTGGCCGTCAGCGAGGTCAAGGTGGCCGTCGTGGTCGGTGAGGACGGTTTAGTTCTGGACTCCGTCGGAGCCGAGGACGCCGATGTCGAGGAGATCGGGGCGATCTGCTCCAACGGCTACCTGACACTCAAGCGCACCGGCGAGGAGTTGGGCTACGGCAACGTCGTCCAGGCGATCACCCGTTACCAATCCGGCGTCATCGTCCTCTCCCGGCTGCCCAACCAGTTGACGATGGCCGTGGTGGCCACGGACAAGGCCAACCTGGCCGAGGTCTGGAACGCCACCGGCACCGTTCTCACCGAGGTCGCCCGCCTGCTCCGTTGAGCGAACCCGTCCTTCAGCCCCGCGACACCCCGCGGCGCTCCCGCGACTCCCGGAGTGTCGAGGAAGACGTCGCCCGACGCGCCCTGGAGCTCCTCGCCCGCCGGGACGCCGACCGCCGCGCCCACGCCCTCGGCACCGCCAAAGCGGCCGAACGCATGGCTCCCGCCGTAGCTGCCGCCTTTCGCCGGAGCGGCTTTCTCGTCGGCGTCAGCCGCCTGACCGACTGCGACCCCGGCGACGGGGGACGCTGTTTTTGCATCGGGTCCTGGAGATTGACCGCCCGCGACCATCCAGCGCTGGAGCAGAGGCCGACGCCCTCCTCCCGTCCCGCCGCCGCTCCGCCGGACCCCGTCGATGCCGAGCTGGCCCGCCGTGCCCGCCTGGCCGGGATTATCCACGACGTCCGCCGCGACGGTATCGGCGAACCCGACGCCTTTCCCCTCGACGACCTCGAACGCGCCCACCCCGGCAAGCTGCACCACGGGCCCCTCGCGGCCCAATGGGCCCTGGACCATGGACTCGAGAACGCCGAGATCCTCTTCGCCGTGCGCTACCACACCATCGGCCACCTCCTGCCCACGCCGCTGCTCTGCGCCCTGATGCTGGCCGACGCCGTCGAAGAAACCCGGGATTACCCCGGCGTCGAGGAGTTGCGCGCCGCGGCCGCCGAGGATCCCCTGACGGCCCTGCTGGTCCGCCTGCGACATACGACGGACTACGTCCGTCGACGCGGCGGCCGGGTCCATCCCCACGCCCTCAGCCAAATCGAACTCCTCGAGCGGCTCCACCACTGACCAAACCCGGGAGGACGACCATCACCAACCAGGCCAAACCCGAAGGCCCCGAGCTGGTCCGCCTGATCGCCCACATCCTGGACCGCGGCAAGGCCGAGGACCTGTTGGCCCTCGATCTGCGCGGGATGGCGGCGATGAGCGACTTCTTCCTCATCGCCGGCGGCCAGACCGACAACCACGTCCGCGCCCTGGTCAAGCAGCTCGACAGGGAGCTCAAGCAGCGCGGTGTGGCCCCCGTTCATCGCGAGGGCGAGCAGAACTGCAACTGGGTACTGCTCGATTTCTTCGACGTCATCGTCCATCTCTTCCGCCGGCCCGTGCGCGAATACTACGACCTGGAGCGCCTCTGGGGCGATGCGCCCGAACTGGAACTCGAGCTGCCCGACGAGCCCGCCTCGACCTCCTCCACGGACTGATGTTCGCCGTCCGCCTGATCACCGTCGATCCCACACGGCGCGACTTCATCCGCCGGGGGGTCGGCTTCTACCTCCAGCGGCTGCAGCGCTTCTGCGACTTCGAGCTCCTCGAGCTGCGCTCCCCGCCGGTGCGCGAGGGCGCGAAAGGCGCCGTCGCCGCCGCCCGCCGGCATGCCGCCGAGGCCGTCGCCGACAAACTGAAAGCCGAACACCAGCTCGTTCAGCTCGACCCGCGGGGCAAGGTCCTCTCCAGCGAGGCCTTCGCCGCCCGCCTCGACGACTGGCGTCTGACCCGCACCGGACTCGACCTGGCCCTCGGCGGCGCCCACGGTCTGGAGCCCCTGCCCGGGGCCTTCCGCCTCTCCCTCGGACCCTGGACCCTGCCCCACGAGCTGGCCCGCCTCGTCGTCGTCGAGGGCCTCTACCGCGCCTTCACCATCCTCAGCGGCCACCCCTACCACAAGGGCTGACCATCCCGGGATGTTAACTCACCACAGGTCGAGAGCCTGAGGACCCCGACCCAGCCGTGAGGATACCCGCCGCGCACCGCCGGTACCCGAGCCGCCGGCGCGGTTGTTGCCCGAGTTCTACCGCCCGGGAGAACTCGGTGAGCAAGAACCGTGACGGCGGCGGCCGGGGGCCCGGCTGTGTTAAGATGGGGGCCGCTCGACAATGACCGTCGCCCAACCCCAACCCGCCGACCACGCCATGACGACGATCGCCGACCCCAGCCGCGAACTCCACGACGCCTTCAGCGCCGCCCTGTCCGAGCTGCACCCATCTCTCACCGAGATCCCCGACTTCACCGTCGAACCCGCCGCCAAGCCCGAGTTCGGCCACTACGCCTGCAACCTGGCCCTGCAACTGGCCCGGCCGCTGAAGAGCAACCCGCGCCGGATAGCCGAAGAGCTGGTCGAAGCAGTGGCACCGCGTCTGTCCGGGATCGTCGAACGACGGGAGATCGCCGGGCCGGGCTTCATCAACCTGCACCTCGATCGACGCTTCCTCGAAGGACGACTGCGCGACTGGCTGGGCGCAGTAACCATCGCTCCCGTCACCAATCAAAAAAGCATCAACCTGGAGTACGTCAGCGCCAACCCCACGGGGCCGTTGCTGGTGGTCAACGGCCGCGCCGCCGCCCTGGGCAGCGCCCTGGCCGCCGTCCTGCGCGCCGTCGGCCACCAGGTCACCGAGGAATACTACGTCAACGACGCCGGGACCCAGGTGCTGGAGTTCGGCAAGAGTGTCTTCGGCCAGAACCGTGACCGCTATCGCGAGGCCGGCTGGACGATCCCCGACGAGATCTACGCCTGGGGCGACGACGGAGGCTACGCCGCCGAGACCGTTGCACCGGTGGCCGAGCGACTCTATGAGCTGCGCCGCCGGGAGGCCGCGCAGAGCGAGCAGCCGGGCGGTCCGACCTTCGCCGAGGATGATCTGTTACGCGAGATCGGCGACGCCGTCGCCGTGCAGTTCGAGCTACAGAAGGAGAGCCTGCACCGTTTCGGCGCCGTCTTCGGGGTTTTCGAGCACGAGCACGCCCTCTACGCGCCACCCCGGGGCCTGGCCTACACTGATGTCCTCGACGGCTTCGTCTTTCCCACCGAACTGGCCCTCGACAGCGTTCCCGGTCCCCTGCTGGAGACCTACCGCCTCCTTGTCGAGCGCGGGGTGACCTACGAGGCCGAGGGGGCGACCTGGCTGCGCACCACGGATCACGGCGACGACAAGGACCGGGTCGTCGTCCGCTCCAACGGCAAGCCGACCTACCTGCTGGCCGACATCGCCTACCACCTGGACAAGTGGAAGCGGCTCAACGAGAACCGTGAGCGCCTGCTGATCGATATCTGGGGACCCGACCACCACGGCCACATCCTGCCCACCCGGGCCGGGCTCCAGGCCGCCGGGGTGCCCGGCGCGGCCCTCGAGGTGCTGATCTCGGGCTGGGTGACCTTCAAGCAGG
Coding sequences within:
- a CDS encoding tetratricopeptide repeat protein, whose protein sequence is MAKRLNLGPEIERYTQILARDPNSLAFVPLADAYRKSGLYEEAFAVLKRGLANRSDYLPAQIVLGKCYLDLGNYPKAEATFRSVLRSDPDNLVALDCVALMRKRQRRLGEAATVYRRILELDPSNRAAREKLDKLEGQRPGSDEDVIELDLDSPAVEESEAYRATDEETTEIAAIDFDQVMREDEPSTESSAAADGGTAAQVPESAGREEVLDLREAAPEVDLHEDDLLPEPIEPERSNEVVDIEAEFGVAPEPVDDEPKPESGSGTEPREKADGDDELEVDVASAFAEDEYESPPAARASSAEPQEPETPVDEAEEEPPADRPVPPPPREEELPPEEPRTEVMEEEDVPPVQPPIKDELPPSRDEPSVPNLGAFTEWLSDIAERKQSQDDDKESDSGN
- the rsfS gene encoding ribosome silencing factor, with protein sequence MGPGPWTRERRDPLRRALPHHRPPPAHAAALRPDAGRRRRRNPGLPRRRGVARRGRRGSPDGPAGPPATYDGLRPSTRRPGPSPRPQPNRTPRAAPPLTKPGRTTITNQAKPEGPELVRLIAHILDRGKAEDLLALDLRGMAAMSDFFLIAGGQTDNHVRALVKQLDRELKQRGVAPVHREGEQNCNWVLLDFFDVIVHLFRRPVREYYDLERLWGDAPELELELPDEPASTSSTD
- a CDS encoding 23S rRNA (pseudouridine(1915)-N(3))-methyltransferase RlmH yields the protein MFAVRLITVDPTRRDFIRRGVGFYLQRLQRFCDFELLELRSPPVREGAKGAVAAARRHAAEAVADKLKAEHQLVQLDPRGKVLSSEAFAARLDDWRLTRTGLDLALGGAHGLEPLPGAFRLSLGPWTLPHELARLVVVEGLYRAFTILSGHPYHKG
- a CDS encoding arginine--tRNA ligase encodes the protein MTVAQPQPADHAMTTIADPSRELHDAFSAALSELHPSLTEIPDFTVEPAAKPEFGHYACNLALQLARPLKSNPRRIAEELVEAVAPRLSGIVERREIAGPGFINLHLDRRFLEGRLRDWLGAVTIAPVTNQKSINLEYVSANPTGPLLVVNGRAAALGSALAAVLRAVGHQVTEEYYVNDAGTQVLEFGKSVFGQNRDRYREAGWTIPDEIYAWGDDGGYAAETVAPVAERLYELRRREAAQSEQPGGPTFAEDDLLREIGDAVAVQFELQKESLHRFGAVFGVFEHEHALYAPPRGLAYTDVLDGFVFPTELALDSVPGPLLETYRLLVERGVTYEAEGATWLRTTDHGDDKDRVVVRSNGKPTYLLADIAYHLDKWKRLNENRERLLIDIWGPDHHGHILPTRAGLQAAGVPGAALEVLISGWVTFKQGERIVAMSKRQGNLVTLDDLIDEVGVDVARYMFLERSPESHLEFDLDLAAERSAENPAYYLQYAYTRICSIFANARKQGFKLDDLDTVDLTPLFTVNDDRDGSAVGRQTELLRQLIYYPGVVHEAAEHRAPQRLAAYLHQLAGLFHPYYKAVKVLIEDKATARARLALCRALQGVLRHGFGLLGLEAREEM